In Mycolicibacterium phocaicum, one DNA window encodes the following:
- a CDS encoding ABC transporter family substrate-binding protein, whose product MVVRAHPADTLNGVPTARRQLMTTGALVSVLALAGCTVSPPPAPRSTETIKTVVPPPPKMSQIIMAIDWIGPGFNPHLQSDQSPVNAAISALVLPSSFRPIADPASPSGSRWELDPSLLLSADVTNQNPFTVTYKIRPEAQWTDNAPIAADDYWYQWRQMVSQPGVVDPAGYDLVTGVQSVDGGKTAVVTFARPYPAWRELFNNILPAHIVKDVPGGFGAGLARAMPVTGGQFRVESIDPQRDEILLARNDRYWSVPSVPDQVLFRRGGSPAALADSIRNRDTQVAQVHGGQATFAQLAAIPGVRTARIVTPRVMQLTLRAQRPALTDVQVRKALLGLLDVGLLAAVGAGSDNTVTLAQAQIRTPSDPGYVPTAPPALDRNAAMDLLVRAGYNIEPDVAPPSPPGMPPPPGHDRLVKDGKPLGLAIGVAANDPTSVAVANTAADQLRSVGIEATVLAMDPVALYAEGLERVDAIVGWRHAGGDLATVLASRYGCPGLDATAVSTATPPAPTGQPTASTSKTAVPQPSTPTVTSTAPTIPLPKPLGGDQLVQAPSNLTGICDHAIQPKIDAALAGTEKIADVLNELEPKLWAMETVLPILQDTTIVAAGPTVQNVSLTGAVPVGIVGDAGKWVKVP is encoded by the coding sequence ATGGTGGTTCGGGCTCACCCGGCGGATACCCTGAACGGCGTGCCGACCGCCCGCCGCCAGCTGATGACGACAGGCGCACTGGTGTCGGTCCTGGCGCTTGCGGGCTGCACCGTCAGTCCGCCGCCGGCGCCGCGCAGCACCGAGACGATCAAGACCGTCGTCCCGCCGCCGCCCAAGATGAGCCAGATCATCATGGCCATCGACTGGATCGGCCCCGGGTTCAACCCGCATCTGCAGTCCGACCAGTCGCCGGTCAACGCGGCCATCTCGGCGCTGGTCCTGCCGAGCTCGTTCCGGCCCATCGCCGATCCGGCGTCGCCCTCGGGGTCGCGCTGGGAACTCGACCCGTCGCTGCTGCTGTCGGCCGACGTGACCAATCAGAACCCGTTCACCGTCACGTACAAGATTCGTCCCGAGGCGCAGTGGACCGACAACGCGCCCATCGCCGCCGACGACTACTGGTACCAGTGGCGCCAGATGGTCAGCCAGCCCGGCGTCGTCGACCCGGCCGGCTACGACCTGGTGACCGGTGTCCAGTCGGTCGACGGCGGCAAGACGGCCGTCGTCACCTTCGCCCGGCCGTACCCGGCCTGGCGCGAACTGTTCAATAACATCCTGCCGGCGCACATCGTCAAGGACGTGCCGGGCGGTTTCGGTGCCGGGCTGGCGCGGGCCATGCCGGTGACGGGCGGCCAGTTCCGCGTCGAGAGCATCGACCCGCAGCGCGACGAAATCCTGCTGGCGCGCAACGACCGCTACTGGAGCGTGCCGTCGGTGCCCGACCAGGTGCTGTTCCGGCGCGGGGGATCGCCTGCGGCCCTTGCTGATTCGATCCGCAACCGGGATACCCAGGTGGCCCAGGTGCACGGCGGGCAGGCGACGTTCGCGCAACTCGCGGCCATCCCGGGCGTGCGGACCGCGCGGATCGTCACCCCGCGGGTCATGCAGTTGACGCTGCGCGCGCAGCGGCCCGCACTGACCGACGTCCAGGTGCGCAAGGCACTGCTGGGCCTGCTCGACGTCGGCCTGCTGGCCGCTGTCGGCGCGGGCAGCGACAACACCGTGACGCTGGCCCAGGCGCAGATCCGGACCCCGTCGGACCCGGGCTACGTGCCGACGGCGCCGCCGGCCCTCGACCGCAACGCCGCGATGGACCTGTTGGTGCGTGCCGGGTACAACATCGAGCCCGACGTCGCGCCGCCGTCGCCTCCCGGCATGCCACCGCCGCCCGGCCACGATCGGCTGGTCAAAGACGGCAAGCCGCTGGGGTTGGCCATCGGCGTCGCCGCCAACGACCCGACGTCGGTCGCGGTGGCGAACACGGCAGCCGACCAACTGCGCAGCGTCGGGATCGAGGCCACCGTGCTGGCCATGGATCCGGTGGCCCTGTACGCCGAGGGACTGGAGCGGGTAGACGCGATCGTCGGTTGGCGTCATGCCGGGGGCGACCTGGCGACGGTGCTGGCATCGCGCTACGGCTGCCCGGGACTGGACGCGACGGCGGTCTCCACCGCCACGCCGCCGGCGCCCACGGGACAGCCGACGGCGTCAACCTCGAAAACCGCTGTGCCGCAGCCGTCGACGCCGACGGTGACGTCGACGGCGCCGACCATCCCGCTGCCCAAGCCGCTCGGCGGCGATCAGCTGGTGCAGGCGCCCAGTAACTTGACGGGCATCTGCGACCACGCGATCCAGCCGAAGATCGACGCGGCGCTCGCCGGTACCGAGAAGATCGCCGACGTGCTGAACGAGCTGGAGCCCAAGCTCTGGGCGATGGAGACGGTGCTGCCGATCCTGCAGGACACCACGATCGTCGCCGCGGGGCCGACGGTGCAGAACGTCAGCCTCACCGGCGCAGTCCCGGTCGGGATCGTGGGCGACGCCGGCAAGTGGGTCAAGGTCCCCTGA
- the typA gene encoding translational GTPase TypA — protein MSEQASAGFRNVAIVAHVDHGKTTLVDAMLRQSGALDRGDDSTERIMDSGDLEKEKGITILAKNTAVHRHNADGTVTVINVIDTPGHADFGGEVERGLSMVDGVVLLVDASEGPLPQTRFVLRKALAAHLPVILVVNKTDRPDARIAEVVEESHDLLLDVASDLDEEAQAAAEKALDLPTLYASGRAGVASTVQPANGEVPDSENLDPLFDVLLEHIPAPKGNPDAPLQALVTNLDASAFLGRLALVRVYNGKIKKGQQVAWMREVDGAPVITTGKITELLVTVGVERTPTTEAVAGDIVAVAGMSEIMIGDTLADLEHAHALPRITVDEPAISVTVGTNSSPLAGKVSGHKLTARMVKSRLDSELIGNVSIRVVDIGRPDAWEVQGRGELALAILVEQMRREGFELTVGKPQVVTRQIDGKLHEPFEAMTIDCPEEFVGAITQLMAARKGRMEEMTNHAAGWVRMDFIVPSRGLIGFRTDFLTLTRGTGIANAVFDGYRPWAGEIRARHTGSLVSDRSGTVTPFAMIQLADRGQFFVEPGQDTYEGQVVGINPRAEDLDINVTREKKLTNMRSSTADVMETLARPLELGLEQAMEFCAEDECVEVTPEVVRVRKVELTASLRARAKAREKARN, from the coding sequence GTGAGTGAGCAGGCCAGCGCCGGATTCAGAAATGTCGCCATCGTCGCACACGTCGACCACGGCAAGACGACCCTCGTCGATGCCATGCTGCGGCAGTCCGGAGCCCTGGACCGGGGTGACGACTCCACCGAACGCATCATGGACTCGGGTGACCTTGAAAAGGAAAAGGGCATCACGATCCTGGCCAAGAACACCGCGGTGCACCGGCACAACGCCGACGGCACCGTGACGGTCATCAACGTGATCGACACCCCCGGCCACGCCGACTTCGGTGGCGAGGTGGAGCGCGGCCTGTCCATGGTCGACGGTGTCGTGCTGCTGGTCGACGCCTCCGAAGGCCCGCTGCCGCAGACCCGCTTCGTGCTGCGCAAGGCCCTGGCCGCGCACCTGCCCGTCATCCTCGTGGTCAACAAGACCGACCGGCCCGACGCCCGCATCGCCGAGGTCGTCGAGGAGAGCCACGACCTGCTGCTCGACGTCGCCTCCGACCTGGACGAGGAAGCCCAGGCGGCGGCCGAGAAGGCGCTCGACCTGCCGACCCTGTACGCGTCGGGTCGCGCCGGTGTCGCCTCGACCGTCCAGCCGGCCAACGGCGAGGTGCCCGACAGCGAGAACCTGGACCCGCTGTTCGACGTGCTGCTCGAGCACATCCCGGCGCCCAAGGGCAACCCGGACGCCCCGCTGCAGGCGCTCGTGACCAACCTCGACGCGTCGGCCTTCCTCGGCCGTCTGGCGCTGGTGCGCGTCTACAACGGCAAGATCAAGAAGGGCCAGCAGGTGGCCTGGATGCGTGAGGTCGACGGCGCCCCCGTCATCACCACCGGCAAGATCACCGAGCTGCTCGTCACCGTCGGCGTCGAGCGCACCCCGACCACCGAGGCCGTCGCCGGCGACATCGTCGCCGTGGCGGGCATGTCCGAGATCATGATCGGTGACACCCTTGCCGACCTCGAGCACGCACACGCGCTGCCGCGCATCACCGTCGACGAGCCGGCCATCTCGGTGACCGTCGGCACCAACAGCTCGCCGTTGGCCGGCAAGGTATCCGGCCACAAGCTGACCGCGCGAATGGTCAAGTCCCGCTTGGACTCCGAGCTCATCGGTAACGTCTCGATCCGCGTCGTCGACATCGGCCGCCCGGACGCCTGGGAGGTCCAGGGCCGTGGCGAGCTGGCGCTCGCCATCCTGGTCGAGCAGATGCGCCGCGAGGGCTTCGAGCTGACGGTCGGCAAGCCGCAGGTGGTCACCCGGCAGATCGACGGCAAGCTGCACGAGCCGTTCGAGGCCATGACCATCGACTGTCCCGAGGAGTTCGTCGGCGCCATCACCCAGCTGATGGCCGCCCGAAAGGGCCGCATGGAAGAGATGACGAACCACGCCGCCGGCTGGGTTCGCATGGACTTCATCGTGCCGTCGCGTGGCCTGATCGGCTTCCGCACCGACTTCCTCACCCTCACGCGCGGCACCGGCATCGCCAACGCCGTGTTCGACGGCTACCGCCCGTGGGCCGGCGAGATCCGCGCCCGGCACACCGGTTCGCTGGTCTCCGACCGCAGCGGCACGGTGACCCCGTTCGCGATGATCCAGCTGGCCGACCGCGGTCAGTTCTTCGTCGAGCCGGGCCAGGACACCTACGAGGGCCAGGTCGTGGGCATCAACCCGCGCGCCGAGGACCTCGACATCAACGTCACCCGTGAGAAGAAGCTGACCAACATGCGCAGCTCGACCGCCGACGTCATGGAGACGCTGGCGCGGCCGCTGGAGCTCGGCCTGGAGCAGGCCATGGAGTTCTGCGCCGAGGACGAGTGCGTCGAGGTCACCCCCGAGGTCGTGCGCGTGCGCAAGGTCGAGCTGACCGCCAGCCTGCGCGCTCGCGCCAAGGCCCGCGAGAAGGCCCGCAACTAA
- a CDS encoding (deoxy)nucleoside triphosphate pyrophosphohydrolase, with protein sequence MTDVIVVAGALIADARLLVAQRNRPPELAGLWELPGGKVAPGETDAQALARELQEELGVTVTVGERLGEDVPLSDTVILRAYRVSTDDAPHAHDHHAVRWVGAAELEDLPWVPADRAWLAELTAALTQSR encoded by the coding sequence CTGACCGACGTGATCGTCGTCGCGGGCGCCCTGATCGCCGACGCCAGGCTGCTGGTCGCGCAGCGCAATCGGCCACCGGAACTCGCCGGCCTCTGGGAACTGCCGGGCGGGAAGGTGGCGCCGGGGGAGACGGACGCCCAGGCGCTGGCCCGCGAACTGCAGGAAGAACTCGGCGTCACGGTGACCGTCGGGGAAAGGCTGGGCGAGGACGTGCCGTTGTCCGACACCGTCATATTGCGGGCGTACCGGGTGTCGACCGACGACGCGCCCCACGCCCACGATCACCACGCGGTGCGCTGGGTGGGCGCGGCCGAACTCGAAGACCTGCCCTGGGTGCCCGCCGACCGCGCGTGGCTGGCCGAGCTGACGGCCGCGCTGACTCAGTCGCGCTGA
- a CDS encoding 4a-hydroxytetrahydrobiopterin dehydratase: MAVLTDEQVDAALPEGWERADGALRRSVKFPAFLDGIDAVRRVAIHAEAKDHHPDIDIRWRTVTFALVTHSEGGITDKDVAMAEDINGLV, encoded by the coding sequence ATGGCCGTTCTCACCGATGAACAAGTAGACGCCGCACTGCCCGAGGGTTGGGAACGAGCCGACGGCGCCCTACGCAGGTCCGTGAAGTTCCCGGCATTCCTCGACGGCATCGATGCCGTTAGGCGAGTGGCGATCCACGCGGAAGCCAAGGACCATCACCCGGACATCGATATTCGTTGGCGCACAGTGACTTTCGCTCTTGTCACGCACTCCGAAGGCGGCATCACCGACAAGGACGTGGCGATGGCCGAAGACATCAACGGGCTCGTCTGA
- a CDS encoding mannosyltransferase, whose amino-acid sequence MLALSVAARFAWTYLVPNGANFVDLHVYVGGAASLGSGHPLYDYVYADQTPDFPLPFTYPPFAAVLFYPLHFVPFGLLAFCWQVGIIVALYGVVWISLRLIGFADPGHRLAMAWTAVGIWTEPLRSTFDYGQINVILVLAVLYAVYSTRWWWSGLLVGLAAGVKLTPAVTGLYFLGVRRWGAAVFAAVTFAGTVLVSWLVLRGQALYYFTDLLGDANRIGPVATSFNQSWRGAISRIVGHDAGFEPAVLIAVVLTAVLAVFAWRAVYGADRPDRLGALLVVQLFGLLFSPISWTHHWVWLIPLMMWLWHGPFAALRSARALRWTWLVLLLVGVPWLLSFAQPTIWVISRPWYLAWAGLIYPVMTVLTLVWMARLRRAR is encoded by the coding sequence ATGCTGGCGCTCAGCGTCGCTGCGCGCTTCGCCTGGACCTACCTGGTGCCCAACGGCGCCAACTTCGTCGACCTCCACGTCTACGTCGGCGGCGCGGCGAGTCTGGGCAGTGGTCACCCGCTGTACGACTACGTCTACGCCGACCAGACCCCGGACTTCCCGCTGCCGTTCACCTACCCGCCGTTCGCGGCGGTGCTGTTCTATCCGCTGCATTTCGTGCCGTTCGGTTTGCTGGCGTTCTGCTGGCAGGTCGGCATCATCGTGGCGCTCTACGGCGTGGTGTGGATCAGCCTGCGGCTCATCGGATTCGCCGACCCCGGGCACCGGCTGGCCATGGCGTGGACGGCCGTCGGCATCTGGACCGAGCCGCTGCGCAGCACCTTCGACTACGGGCAGATCAACGTCATCCTCGTACTGGCCGTCCTCTACGCCGTCTACAGCACCCGGTGGTGGTGGTCCGGTCTGCTGGTCGGTCTGGCCGCCGGGGTGAAGCTGACACCCGCGGTGACGGGACTCTATTTCCTGGGCGTCCGCCGGTGGGGTGCTGCGGTGTTCGCGGCTGTCACGTTCGCCGGCACGGTGCTGGTGTCGTGGCTGGTGCTGCGGGGTCAGGCGCTCTACTACTTCACCGACCTGCTCGGCGATGCCAACCGCATCGGTCCCGTCGCGACGTCGTTCAACCAGTCCTGGCGCGGCGCGATTTCGCGAATCGTCGGCCACGACGCCGGTTTCGAGCCCGCGGTGCTGATCGCGGTGGTACTGACGGCCGTGCTGGCGGTGTTCGCCTGGCGTGCCGTCTACGGCGCCGACCGGCCCGATCGACTGGGCGCGCTGCTCGTCGTGCAGTTGTTCGGACTGCTGTTCTCGCCGATCTCATGGACCCACCATTGGGTGTGGCTGATCCCGTTGATGATGTGGCTGTGGCACGGGCCGTTCGCGGCGCTGCGTTCCGCGCGGGCGCTGCGCTGGACCTGGCTGGTGCTGCTGCTGGTCGGCGTGCCGTGGCTGCTGAGTTTCGCGCAGCCGACGATCTGGGTGATCAGCCGGCCGTGGTACCTGGCCTGGGCGGGGCTGATCTACCCGGTGATGACGGTGCTGACGCTGGTGTGGATGGCCCGGCTCAGACGAGCCCGTTGA